In the Candidatus Omnitrophota bacterium genome, one interval contains:
- a CDS encoding DUF190 domain-containing protein, producing the protein MKLPEEGTLLRIFIGESDKYKGKPLYEQIVLKARELNLAGATVLRGLMGFGADSHMHSAKILRLSEDLPVIIELVDTEENLNKLLPFLDETVQEGLITLEKVRVIKYRHK; encoded by the coding sequence ATGAAACTGCCTGAAGAAGGAACATTGTTAAGGATATTCATAGGGGAATCCGACAAGTATAAGGGCAAGCCGTTATATGAGCAGATCGTTCTTAAAGCCAGAGAACTAAACTTGGCAGGAGCCACAGTTTTACGGGGGCTTATGGGTTTTGGGGCGGACAGCCACATGCATTCGGCTAAAATCTTGAGGCTTTCCGAGGATTTGCCGGTGATTATTGAGCTTGTGGATACTGAAGAGAATTTAAACAAGCTCCTGCCTTTTTTAGATGAAACCGTGCAAGAAGGGCTGATTACGCTTGAAAAGGTTAGAGTCATAAAATACCGTCATAAGTAG
- a CDS encoding sigma-70 family RNA polymerase sigma factor — translation MKSVTAAINNAARNKNSAAFKQKLKSIFIAYQDKIYGLALSICRNPKDAEDITQNTFSKIILNLDKFRGQSNIATWIYRISYNEALMFLRKKRRDLRLQDNIDYHILKDRSAVLADWPLLPDDLLVNKELHRKINSSIQRLDLKYRLPLLLHHVHGLAIKEAAKVLDIKANSFKTRLHRAYLMLRGELTAYFADAREEKIGFKTLVCDRSLKFIYDYSCNKLGSRQRLRFDQHIKDCRPCRSFLNDYQQAIKITQSLQCRDLPEALREKLKTLFT, via the coding sequence ATGAAATCTGTTACCGCTGCGATAAACAATGCTGCAAGAAACAAAAACAGCGCTGCTTTTAAGCAGAAACTAAAGAGTATTTTTATCGCTTACCAGGATAAAATTTATGGCCTGGCTTTGAGTATCTGCCGCAATCCTAAAGACGCCGAAGATATCACTCAAAATACATTCAGTAAGATTATTCTTAATTTGGATAAATTCCGCGGCCAATCCAATATTGCTACCTGGATTTACCGGATTAGCTATAACGAAGCTTTGATGTTTTTACGGAAAAAGCGCCGCGATTTGAGGTTACAGGACAATATCGATTATCATATCTTAAAAGACAGATCCGCGGTATTGGCGGATTGGCCGTTGCTTCCTGATGATTTATTGGTGAATAAAGAATTACACCGGAAAATCAATTCGTCCATACAAAGGCTGGATCTTAAGTATCGCTTACCCTTGTTGTTGCATCATGTCCATGGCTTAGCGATAAAAGAGGCAGCTAAAGTTTTAGATATAAAGGCCAATTCCTTTAAAACCAGGCTCCATCGGGCCTATCTAATGCTGCGGGGCGAGCTAACCGCCTATTTCGCCGATGCTCGGGAGGAAAAAATCGGTTTTAAAACATTGGTTTGCGATCGTTCGCTTAAATTCATTTATGATTATTCTTGCAATAAGCTCGGCAGCCGGCAGCGTTTAAGATTCGACCAGCATATTAAAGATTGCCGTCCCTGCCGTAGTTTTCTAAACGATTATCAGCAGGCAATAAAAATAACTCAGTCTTTACAGTGTCGTGATTTACCAGAAGCGCTTCGGGAAAAACTAAAAACTCTTTTTACTTAA
- the tsaA gene encoding tRNA (N6-threonylcarbamoyladenosine(37)-N6)-methyltransferase TrmO, with translation MKKSITIKPIGIINTPYKESKGMPIQGKFKRGVFGTAKIFPEYKAGLKDIKGFSHVILIYHFNRSKEERLTGKPFLEDTEHGIFAIRSPHRPNHIGFSIVKLKSVKGNTITFMEVDILDDTPLLDIKPYVKHFDSRDKVKNGWIDKHFKTGKIPKRTRLE, from the coding sequence ATGAAAAAATCTATTACAATTAAACCCATAGGCATCATAAATACGCCGTATAAAGAATCCAAGGGTATGCCTATTCAGGGTAAGTTTAAAAGGGGAGTTTTTGGCACTGCCAAAATATTTCCTGAATATAAAGCGGGCCTAAAGGATATCAAAGGTTTTTCGCATGTTATCTTGATCTATCATTTTAACCGCTCGAAAGAGGAACGTCTAACAGGCAAACCGTTTCTAGAAGATACCGAACATGGAATATTTGCAATACGCAGCCCGCACCGGCCAAATCATATAGGTTTCTCGATCGTGAAATTAAAGAGCGTAAAAGGGAATACCATTACTTTTATGGAAGTCGATATTTTAGACGACACCCCGCTTCTGGACATCAAGCCTTACGTCAAACATTTCGACAGCCGGGATAAAGTCAAGAACGGTTGGATCGATAAACACTTCAAAACCGGCAAAATCCCAAAGCGCACAAGACTGGAATAA
- a CDS encoding PEGA domain-containing protein translates to MQLARKILFYFFVLAYLVLCPLLIFYSLGYIYQPKKKDISQTGLIHLVSIPAGAQVYLDGRRFKDKTPATISELNPGSYRVKLRLKNRRPWVHEVTVKAGKSAAFKNILLLPHSFDKTTIGPKRVYTNLYSLKNSDYLIVQQGPRLKEFYVYDLAEKSLKTIIDKDSQYAELAVERLFSAAGSTYLIIYGGSLWDRQYLLIDFKEKKPGLKEISRLFSRHPDWLVWSEDLPEDIFSIYGVGLDRLDIKNLSLYPQYFENIKGFGLMDKQFYVLGKDNLIRKLSLDKQEEAILFEDEHLGRELFAKSGFYRIEPLNKDKLIFWGRRGDLVMTVPPYAIFDQGVLGMEYERFNSRLLFWTKHDIWLAEFNGQAQDDVLFRQRLRLNKIYEGGFNLSQCFWVYSASNLLLKDKTEIYLLGLTPDGRHHREHIVSAKQNTEVFYYEPEGCLYYLDKKGALVKLKLLAAD, encoded by the coding sequence ATGCAGTTAGCACGCAAAATTCTTTTTTATTTTTTTGTTTTGGCCTATTTAGTCCTCTGTCCTTTGCTTATTTTCTATTCTTTAGGCTATATTTATCAACCAAAAAAGAAAGATATTTCGCAAACCGGCCTGATCCACCTTGTCAGTATTCCGGCCGGAGCCCAGGTTTATCTGGATGGCCGGCGTTTCAAAGATAAAACTCCGGCTACGATCAGCGAACTTAATCCGGGAAGCTATCGGGTAAAGTTAAGGCTAAAGAACCGCCGGCCTTGGGTTCATGAGGTAACGGTTAAAGCGGGAAAATCAGCGGCTTTTAAAAATATTCTCCTTTTGCCGCACAGTTTCGATAAAACAACTATCGGCCCCAAACGGGTTTATACCAATTTATATTCGCTAAAAAATTCCGACTATCTGATTGTTCAGCAAGGCCCCCGGCTTAAGGAATTTTATGTTTATGACTTAGCCGAAAAAAGTCTCAAAACCATTATTGATAAGGATTCTCAATATGCCGAATTAGCGGTGGAGCGTTTATTCAGCGCTGCCGGCAGCACTTATCTGATTATCTACGGCGGTTCTTTATGGGACCGGCAGTATTTGCTTATTGATTTTAAGGAAAAAAAGCCCGGTTTAAAAGAAATAAGCCGGCTTTTTTCTCGGCATCCCGATTGGCTGGTTTGGTCGGAAGATTTACCTGAGGATATTTTTTCTATTTATGGCGTCGGCCTCGACCGCTTGGACATTAAAAATTTATCGCTCTATCCGCAGTATTTTGAGAACATTAAGGGCTTTGGCTTGATGGATAAACAGTTTTATGTCCTGGGCAAGGATAACTTGATCAGAAAATTAAGCCTGGATAAGCAGGAGGAGGCTATTCTATTTGAGGATGAACATTTGGGCCGGGAGTTGTTCGCCAAATCAGGGTTTTATCGCATAGAGCCGCTTAATAAGGATAAGCTTATTTTTTGGGGCCGGCGCGGTGACCTGGTGATGACTGTGCCGCCTTATGCCATTTTTGATCAGGGGGTTTTGGGCATGGAATATGAGCGGTTTAACAGCCGGCTTCTGTTCTGGACCAAGCATGATATCTGGCTGGCCGAGTTTAACGGCCAGGCCCAAGACGATGTTTTATTCAGGCAGCGCCTGCGCCTTAATAAGATATATGAAGGGGGCTTTAATTTAAGCCAATGCTTTTGGGTTTATAGCGCAAGCAATTTGCTGCTTAAAGACAAAACCGAGATTTATCTTTTGGGCTTAACTCCGGACGGCCGGCACCATAGAGAACATATTGTCAGCGCTAAACAAAATACTGAAGTATTTTACTATGAGCCTGAAGGTTGTTTGTACTATTTAGATAAAAAGGGGGCCTTGGTGAAGCTTAAGCTTTTAGCGGCTGATTAG
- a CDS encoding beta-galactosidase, with amino-acid sequence MKRAVKFALFIFLLIIPQKTYAEEVKVGVTFSQVQCEYLDLNWRKIYKKTMALDLDVIRLGAYWSRIEKSRDKFDFSELDWQIQQAKENNIPVLLTVGMKAPRWPEYFIPAWLMKDLSFRFGSAVSDRKIIKERSLLFIRRVVERYKKEAIIVAWQVENEPLNRAGPKDWRIRNDFLQEEIDLVEKLDTRSRPIVINAMTYLNRILRFFNRLIYTKNPVYQIIDIADIPAFNIYSTIGHKLIGQKICFLTVPQKRLKYLKRFVDYAKAQDKTVWVTELQAEPWEPGELVHIRKEAAITCRAEDFPVSFGELEYLGVDTVFFWGVEYWFYRMQYYKDKSWLDAFEQIP; translated from the coding sequence GTGAAAAGAGCTGTCAAATTTGCTTTATTTATTTTTCTCTTGATAATCCCGCAAAAGACTTACGCTGAAGAAGTAAAGGTGGGGGTTACTTTCAGCCAGGTGCAGTGTGAGTATTTAGATTTGAATTGGCGAAAGATTTATAAAAAAACCATGGCTTTGGATTTAGATGTCATCCGTTTAGGGGCTTATTGGAGCCGGATTGAGAAAAGCCGCGATAAATTTGATTTTAGCGAACTTGATTGGCAGATTCAGCAGGCAAAAGAAAATAATATCCCGGTATTGCTTACTGTGGGAATGAAAGCGCCGCGCTGGCCGGAATATTTTATCCCGGCCTGGCTGATGAAGGATTTATCTTTTCGTTTTGGCTCAGCAGTTTCCGATCGAAAAATTATTAAGGAGCGTAGTCTGCTCTTTATCCGGCGGGTAGTTGAGCGCTACAAAAAGGAAGCTATCATTGTTGCCTGGCAGGTAGAAAATGAACCATTGAACAGAGCCGGCCCCAAGGATTGGCGGATACGGAACGATTTTTTGCAAGAAGAGATTGATCTGGTAGAGAAACTGGATACGAGAAGCCGTCCTATCGTTATAAATGCGATGACTTATCTTAACCGAATATTAAGATTTTTTAACCGGCTTATTTACACCAAGAATCCGGTCTATCAGATAATCGATATTGCTGATATTCCTGCTTTTAATATTTACTCGACTATCGGCCATAAACTCATTGGCCAGAAAATCTGTTTTTTGACTGTTCCTCAAAAACGTTTAAAATACCTTAAACGCTTTGTTGATTATGCGAAAGCTCAGGATAAAACGGTCTGGGTTACTGAGCTTCAGGCCGAACCCTGGGAGCCAGGGGAATTGGTGCATATCCGTAAGGAAGCAGCGATTACCTGCAGAGCCGAAGATTTCCCGGTTAGTTTTGGGGAGCTGGAGTATTTAGGGGTGGATACGGTTTTTTTCTGGGGAGTTGAATACTGGTTTTACCGGATGCAGTATTATAAAGATAAAAGCTGGCTGGATGCTTTTGAGCAGATACCTTAA
- a CDS encoding TSUP family transporter — protein MINILLYILIGLFAGAISGLIGIGGGIIIVPALIYLFKFSQHAAQGTTLAMLIPPIGILAALAYYKQGHVNFPVAGFICLGFVIGGFLGAKFAVGFPEVVLRKIFGACLLGIASYMIIK, from the coding sequence ATGATAAATATTTTACTTTATATTTTAATCGGCCTATTCGCGGGCGCGATAAGCGGTTTAATTGGAATAGGAGGGGGAATCATCATTGTTCCCGCCCTTATTTATCTCTTTAAGTTTTCTCAGCATGCAGCTCAAGGGACAACTTTGGCGATGTTAATACCGCCTATTGGCATACTGGCGGCTTTAGCGTATTATAAGCAGGGACACGTTAATTTTCCGGTGGCAGGATTTATATGTTTGGGATTTGTTATCGGCGGATTCTTAGGCGCGAAATTCGCGGTAGGATTTCCGGAAGTTGTGTTAAGAAAAATATTCGGAGCGTGTCTTTTGGGTATAGCGAGTTATATGATTATTAAATAA
- a CDS encoding DUF3568 domain-containing protein — protein sequence MLRKICSLGLGLVMLFSLSGCALLLAGAAGGAGTAFWLGGKLESEVAASYQRTIDASKRALSSLGMEIVKEAKSDEVTQIRSEYTDGRKVWLDIRKFSEKTSKLEIRVGAKGDQAASTKLLERIKKYL from the coding sequence ATGTTAAGAAAGATATGTTCGTTGGGCCTTGGTTTGGTAATGTTGTTTAGCCTGTCTGGATGCGCCTTGCTTTTAGCCGGGGCTGCCGGCGGCGCCGGAACAGCATTTTGGCTGGGCGGTAAGTTGGAAAGCGAAGTAGCGGCTAGTTACCAAAGGACTATCGATGCTAGCAAGCGAGCCTTGAGTTCGCTGGGTATGGAGATAGTTAAAGAAGCAAAATCAGATGAGGTTACTCAGATTCGCAGTGAGTACACTGATGGTAGAAAAGTCTGGTTAGATATCCGTAAGTTTAGCGAAAAAACTTCAAAGTTGGAAATTCGCGTTGGTGCCAAGGGTGATCAGGCAGCATCAACTAAGCTGTTGGAGCGGATCAAGAAATACCTTTGA
- the crcB gene encoding fluoride efflux transporter CrcB, whose protein sequence is MLRLFYIAFGGAAGALLRYWASGLAHRIGGSSFPWGTLSVNLIGSFLIGFLWGMFESVIVSQNTRILIFIGLLGSFTTFSTFSLESFHLIRDGEYGLFIANILSSFALGILLVFAGYFLSRFLFNIAR, encoded by the coding sequence ATGTTGAGGCTTTTTTATATTGCTTTTGGTGGCGCCGCTGGCGCTTTATTGCGCTATTGGGCTTCAGGGCTGGCACATAGAATCGGAGGCAGTAGTTTCCCGTGGGGGACATTGAGCGTTAATCTCATAGGATCTTTTCTTATAGGTTTTTTATGGGGAATGTTTGAATCCGTTATCGTTTCCCAGAATACGCGAATTCTGATTTTTATTGGATTGCTTGGTTCTTTTACGACATTCTCCACGTTTTCGCTGGAGAGCTTTCACCTGATCCGGGACGGTGAATACGGTCTTTTCATAGCAAATATATTATCGAGTTTTGCATTAGGTATATTACTAGTTTTTGCCGGATATTTTTTAAGCCGTTTTTTATTTAACATAGCGCGCTAA
- a CDS encoding Hsp20 family protein, which produces MKQEKMKFRVCPSVSMNYSDDGNSITTEIDLAGVKKKDISLESGKAGFCLKAGKEDLIFDSCYRFCEEVDAEKINAEFRNGMLRITAPVEKSFLHARKISVH; this is translated from the coding sequence ATGAAACAAGAAAAAATGAAATTCCGCGTCTGTCCGTCGGTGAGTATGAACTACAGCGATGATGGTAACAGCATTACCACTGAAATAGACTTGGCTGGAGTTAAGAAAAAAGATATCTCTTTAGAGAGTGGTAAAGCTGGTTTTTGCTTGAAGGCCGGCAAGGAAGACCTGATTTTTGACTCTTGTTATCGGTTTTGCGAAGAGGTAGATGCCGAAAAAATTAATGCTGAATTTCGCAATGGCATGTTGAGGATAACTGCACCGGTAGAAAAGAGCTTTTTACATGCCAGAAAGATTTCGGTTCACTAA
- a CDS encoding DsrE family protein, protein MEFGCGYGTFTIPAARIIKGVEYQSISTDKFNTIEQAEKFMQDGGKILACGTCIKSRNQEGTEMCPINTMKDMYDIVKESDKVVTF, encoded by the coding sequence GTGGAATTTGGGTGTGGCTATGGCACATTTACGATTCCGGCCGCTAGGATCATTAAAGGTGTGGAGTATCAAAGCATAAGCACCGATAAATTCAATACTATTGAGCAGGCAGAGAAGTTTATGCAAGATGGTGGCAAAATACTTGCCTGCGGAACTTGTATTAAATCTCGCAATCAAGAAGGCACCGAAATGTGCCCGATCAACACGATGAAGGACATGTACGATATCGTTAAAGAATCTGATAAGGTAGTAACCTTTTAA
- a CDS encoding MMPL family transporter, which produces MLKAITAALKLKFILIILLTAANIFVIAKYIDLTPQVDQNFFFSSHDPQAQAEGRISKIFKRQDDQLIISAEGKIDSPLYLKKVEDLSAKINALPQIISVISLATGPGDFATGLKSPLWRRLLIADDQKSTNIIAVLPGQGLEENLTAIEKLVNKASGDNFRLRISGAPYITKLIQKNLVRDFRLFTLLTFLVFAGLMLFIFRSWSILLGTLLACLNAAMLTIIAAKVFNIKIGLLTANLTTITFVLTLSHIIFLTYNWKHLAYTSGDQQRIKKSIQYTLSPSFWSMFTTLLGFLSLITVPAKPLRELGISGALGAIIAMACAYLIYPLFLSRVQNSQVKNDYFEESEQFIYQKVKVRKKAFRLILIGLSILLLPGLAWLKNDPSIFSYFKKSDPITEGLRYIDQSGGSNPLIIVVKTESGNKLNNTKSYNQLWQLQTALEKHQAVGSVISLPVLMAQARQHPFSFFLGWDWLLNIMEKPSHNEIGKIFISPDRKNGLFLLRMKETGRTKTRLEIIAELKELVRENGFVPEITGGVYALQGRLAKLVSSSLVFGLFRLLFIFFLISWLVSRSLPVSLSMTLGILIIPLISLGAIGLIGMPLDIVAAPSLNVAIAIGIDTMIHMVKYWRRIKAEEKTTRRRWEKVRTYLWNPVFNTLLIIGLGFGVFLFSQFPPTQRFGGIIIAGSLMAALIALYLMPWFICNVFTRKTCEA; this is translated from the coding sequence ATGCTTAAAGCAATAACTGCGGCCTTAAAATTAAAATTTATTTTAATTATTCTTTTAACCGCCGCCAATATCTTTGTTATCGCTAAATATATCGATTTAACCCCCCAAGTAGACCAAAACTTCTTTTTTTCCAGCCACGATCCTCAGGCTCAAGCTGAAGGCCGAATTTCAAAAATATTCAAGCGGCAGGATGATCAGCTGATCATCAGCGCTGAAGGAAAAATCGACTCACCGCTTTATCTTAAAAAAGTTGAAGATCTAAGTGCCAAAATCAATGCTCTACCGCAAATAATCAGTGTGATCAGCCTGGCTACCGGCCCGGGAGATTTTGCTACCGGCTTAAAAAGCCCTCTCTGGCGGCGCCTTTTAATCGCCGATGATCAAAAATCCACTAACATCATTGCTGTGCTGCCCGGCCAAGGCCTGGAAGAAAACCTTACGGCAATCGAAAAACTAGTAAACAAAGCTAGCGGCGATAATTTCCGGCTGCGAATTTCCGGAGCCCCCTACATCACAAAACTAATCCAAAAAAATTTAGTTAGAGATTTCCGGCTGTTTACCTTGCTGACTTTTTTGGTTTTCGCCGGATTAATGTTATTTATTTTCCGTTCCTGGTCTATTTTGCTCGGGACACTCTTAGCTTGCCTTAACGCCGCCATGCTGACTATAATCGCAGCTAAAGTATTTAATATTAAGATCGGCTTGCTTACGGCAAACTTAACTACGATTACTTTTGTACTTACTCTATCGCATATAATCTTTCTTACCTATAACTGGAAACATCTGGCTTATACTTCTGGCGATCAACAACGGATAAAGAAATCAATTCAATACACCTTAAGCCCATCATTTTGGAGTATGTTTACAACTTTACTGGGCTTTTTAAGCTTAATTACCGTGCCAGCAAAGCCGCTGCGTGAACTAGGGATATCCGGCGCTCTGGGCGCAATTATCGCCATGGCTTGCGCCTATCTAATCTATCCTTTATTTTTGAGCCGGGTTCAAAATTCCCAGGTAAAAAATGATTATTTTGAAGAAAGCGAACAGTTTATTTATCAGAAAGTAAAAGTGCGAAAAAAAGCTTTTCGCTTAATCTTAATCGGCTTAAGCATCTTACTTTTGCCGGGCTTAGCCTGGTTGAAAAATGACCCTTCAATATTCAGTTATTTTAAAAAGAGTGACCCGATCACTGAAGGCTTACGCTATATTGATCAAAGCGGCGGCAGTAACCCTTTGATTATCGTGGTAAAGACTGAAAGCGGAAATAAATTGAATAACACCAAAAGCTATAATCAATTATGGCAGCTCCAGACTGCCTTAGAAAAACACCAAGCTGTCGGCAGTGTGATCTCGCTGCCGGTTTTAATGGCTCAGGCCAGACAACATCCCTTTTCTTTCTTTTTAGGCTGGGATTGGCTTCTGAATATTATGGAAAAACCCAGCCATAACGAAATCGGAAAAATCTTTATCAGCCCTGACCGAAAAAACGGGCTTTTTCTACTGCGGATGAAAGAAACCGGACGGACAAAAACCCGTTTAGAAATCATTGCTGAATTAAAAGAACTGGTACGCGAAAACGGCTTTGTCCCGGAAATCACCGGCGGGGTCTACGCCTTGCAGGGGCGCCTGGCAAAACTAGTAAGCTCAAGCCTGGTCTTCGGCTTGTTCCGATTGTTGTTTATTTTTTTCCTGATCAGCTGGCTGGTTTCCCGTTCGCTGCCAGTAAGTTTATCGATGACTTTAGGAATTTTAATAATCCCCCTAATTAGCTTGGGCGCTATTGGCTTAATCGGCATGCCTCTGGATATAGTGGCTGCTCCTTCGTTGAATGTGGCTATTGCTATCGGCATTGATACGATGATCCACATGGTCAAATACTGGCGCCGGATCAAAGCCGAAGAAAAAACTACCCGGCGGCGCTGGGAAAAAGTAAGAACTTATCTCTGGAACCCGGTATTTAACACTCTGTTGATCATCGGCCTCGGTTTTGGGGTATTTCTTTTTTCGCAATTTCCGCCTACTCAACGCTTTGGCGGTATTATAATCGCCGGTTCTTTGATGGCCGCCTTAATTGCCCTTTACCTTATGCCTTGGTTCATCTGCAATGTCTTTACCCGGAAAACCTGTGAAGCTTAA
- a CDS encoding glycosyltransferase family 2 protein: MDFQYSRQGVKGREKSWQRFLEVLPGFLSWTVIIGIVVLSVLQPLTAAVVMIAFLLYWLLRLIYMNIFLLLSYTRLEIEKTTDWQECIASVDRLKVQTPVFCGPAKQRSLKETIAARIHYRQLRKLKTSKNLPPSSENIYHLLILPVIREARQVVEPAIEAVKQGSFPAERFLVIIALEDSASQKVKQQTDELREKYKNVFLDFLVILHPENQPGEAKVKGANVSFAARRAQSFFSAKGIKPENILVSCFDADTVANPDYFSCLTYHYLINPLRLQSSYQPIPVYHNNIWEVAGFARILDIGTSFFQLIEATNPGKLVTFSSHSMSFKALQDVGYWPVDMISDDSAIFWKAFIHYQGNYRVRPIYTTVSMDIAAGPGLKETFTAIYKQKRRWAWGIENFPIVVRGFFQVKKISFSRKLSYGYKLLDGFVSWATWSFLLLLGSWLPAFFASREFSSSTAYYLAPRIRGIMFSLASIGIIICTVISLLLLPRREGKHGILIGVKHILEWLFIPVALLFLSAIPALDAQTRLMFGKYMEFSVTGKYRKSKS; encoded by the coding sequence ATGGATTTTCAATATTCACGCCAGGGGGTTAAAGGTAGAGAAAAGAGTTGGCAGCGGTTTCTGGAGGTTCTGCCCGGGTTCCTGAGCTGGACAGTGATTATCGGAATAGTGGTGCTATCGGTGTTACAGCCTTTAACGGCGGCGGTGGTCATGATCGCTTTTCTGCTTTATTGGCTGCTGCGGCTTATCTACATGAACATTTTTCTTTTGCTTTCGTATACCCGTCTGGAGATCGAAAAAACTACTGATTGGCAGGAGTGTATTGCCTCTGTGGACCGCTTGAAAGTCCAGACGCCGGTTTTCTGCGGCCCGGCTAAACAGCGCAGCCTAAAAGAAACAATTGCCGCCCGTATCCATTACCGGCAATTGAGGAAGCTTAAAACAAGCAAGAACCTGCCGCCTTCCTCGGAAAATATTTACCACTTGCTTATTTTGCCGGTTATCCGCGAAGCCCGGCAAGTGGTTGAGCCGGCTATTGAAGCGGTTAAGCAGGGGAGTTTTCCGGCCGAAAGATTTCTGGTAATCATTGCTCTTGAGGATTCAGCTTCCCAGAAAGTCAAGCAGCAGACGGATGAACTGCGGGAAAAATATAAAAACGTTTTTTTAGATTTTTTAGTCATTTTACATCCGGAAAACCAACCCGGGGAAGCTAAAGTTAAGGGGGCCAATGTAAGCTTTGCCGCCCGCCGGGCTCAAAGTTTTTTCAGCGCCAAAGGCATTAAGCCGGAAAATATCCTGGTATCCTGTTTTGACGCCGATACAGTGGCCAATCCCGATTATTTCAGCTGTCTTACTTATCATTATCTGATAAATCCTCTTCGCCTGCAGTCAAGCTATCAGCCGATCCCGGTTTATCACAATAACATTTGGGAGGTTGCCGGTTTTGCCAGGATCCTTGATATCGGCACTTCTTTCTTCCAGCTGATCGAAGCAACTAATCCCGGTAAATTGGTTACTTTTTCCAGCCATAGTATGAGTTTTAAGGCCTTGCAGGATGTCGGCTACTGGCCGGTGGATATGATTTCTGATGACTCGGCTATTTTCTGGAAGGCATTTATCCATTATCAGGGCAATTATCGGGTTAGGCCCATTTATACAACAGTTTCTATGGATATTGCTGCCGGGCCAGGCCTAAAGGAGACTTTTACCGCAATTTATAAACAGAAGCGGCGCTGGGCCTGGGGAATAGAAAATTTTCCGATTGTGGTAAGAGGATTTTTTCAGGTAAAAAAAATCAGTTTCAGCCGCAAGCTAAGTTACGGTTATAAATTGCTGGATGGTTTTGTCTCCTGGGCTACCTGGTCGTTTTTGTTATTACTCGGCAGCTGGCTACCGGCATTTTTTGCTTCTCGGGAATTTTCTTCCAGCACGGCCTATTACCTTGCCCCGCGCATCCGCGGGATTATGTTTAGCCTGGCTTCAATCGGAATTATTATTTGTACGGTAATAAGTTTATTACTGCTTCCCCGAAGAGAAGGTAAACACGGAATCCTAATCGGGGTCAAACATATACTTGAATGGTTGTTTATCCCGGTGGCGCTTTTATTCTTGAGTGCCATACCGGCGCTTGATGCCCAAACCCGCCTTATGTTCGGAAAATATATGGAGTTCTCGGTAACCGGAAAATACCGTAAATCAAAATCCTAA
- a CDS encoding rhodanese-like domain-containing protein encodes MLKEISREELSDLIESGEDFKLVDVLSRESFAKGHIKGAVSIPLAEIGRKSAKLLKKRDKIVTYCASFECSASTTAARKLIALGYKNVFDYKGGLKDYQEGGLSLETGAGQADKKCTVCGGA; translated from the coding sequence ATGCTAAAAGAAATAAGCCGGGAAGAATTAAGCGATTTGATCGAATCAGGAGAAGATTTTAAATTAGTGGATGTTTTGAGCCGGGAAAGCTTTGCTAAAGGGCACATTAAAGGGGCGGTTTCAATTCCCTTAGCAGAAATCGGCCGCAAATCCGCTAAGTTACTTAAAAAGAGGGATAAAATTGTAACTTATTGTGCTAGTTTTGAGTGTTCAGCCAGCACTACGGCTGCCAGGAAATTGATAGCTTTAGGTTATAAAAATGTTTTTGACTACAAAGGCGGGCTAAAGGATTACCAAGAAGGCGGCTTAAGCCTTGAAACCGGTGCAGGCCAGGCAGACAAAAAATGCACTGTTTGTGGAGGAGCTTAA